From a region of the Candidatus Acidiferrales bacterium genome:
- a CDS encoding sigma-70 family RNA polymerase sigma factor, translating into MDALTAGCGEILVSQDDSLEREFQARLEECGTLAFRVALGVLRNRAEAEDVAQEALLRAYRKFHRLRDRDKFRSWLVRIAWRTALNHVRAGRRRTNYEQDAAMNDTREMAHAKQSAEEIAASREFQGRLRQEMDALPEKLRIVMVMTGIMGYDTPEIAKLLGLPEGTVKSRMRLARKRLAESLR; encoded by the coding sequence ATGGATGCATTGACGGCGGGGTGCGGCGAGATATTAGTGAGCCAGGACGATTCGCTCGAGCGCGAATTTCAGGCGCGTCTGGAGGAGTGTGGGACGCTAGCGTTTCGCGTGGCGCTGGGGGTGCTGCGGAATCGTGCGGAAGCGGAGGATGTGGCGCAGGAGGCTTTGCTGCGTGCCTACCGTAAATTTCACAGGTTGCGCGACCGGGATAAATTCCGAAGCTGGCTCGTGCGAATCGCGTGGCGCACAGCTTTGAACCACGTGCGCGCCGGGCGGCGAAGGACAAATTACGAACAAGATGCGGCGATGAATGACACGCGCGAAATGGCTCATGCGAAGCAAAGCGCAGAAGAGATTGCAGCGTCGAGAGAATTTCAGGGACGGCTGAGACAGGAAATGGATGCGTTGCCTGAAAAATTGCGGATCGTGATGGTGATGACGGGAATTATGGGCTACGACACGCCAGAAATTGCGAAGCTGCTCGGTTTGCCAGAGGGCACGGTGAAATCGCGGATGCGGCTGGCGCGGAAAAGGCTGGCGGAGAGCTTGCGATGA